One stretch of Arachis hypogaea cultivar Tifrunner chromosome 20, arahy.Tifrunner.gnm2.J5K5, whole genome shotgun sequence DNA includes these proteins:
- the LOC112786838 gene encoding cyclin-dependent kinase F-4, with amino-acid sequence MEIYTMVYSDFGLAREISSQPPYTEYVSTRWYRAPEVLLQSYLYSSKVDMWAMGAIMAELFSLPPLFPGARLFREQYCMTRRLELICFNGQWKK; translated from the exons ATGGAGATTTATACTATGGTCTATTCTGATTTTGGCCTAGCACGTGAGATCAGTTCACAACCACCCTACACTGAGTATGTCTCCACACGGTG GTATCGTGCTCCTGAAGTGCTACTTCAATCTTATCTGTATAGCTCCAAAGTTG ACATGTGGGCAATGGGTGCTATAATGGCTGAActgttctctcttcctcctcttttcCCTGGTGCCAg ACTATTTCGTGAACAGTATTGTATGACAAGAAGACTGGAACTAATTTGCTTCAATGGCCAGTGGAAGAAATAG